A genomic window from Solanum stenotomum isolate F172 chromosome 10, ASM1918654v1, whole genome shotgun sequence includes:
- the LOC125878532 gene encoding homeobox protein ATH1, whose amino-acid sequence MAEPHRIVDENFLHTTIVPISFPDTVCMNNQNHIMDGQNHIMDGHGIPYPFMLQGEAVNSSHGFLNVPNFPRRVDTEAIHNVLPAGRNRIKEFSVSTSYPLSNAYTDDQYMEGIPISVVSLANLLAARNAMHENPENLAVLAPLSHPAEGQKIDGLDYPNVLNHSFGSYRNYEFDGVSEIAGTVVGRAGSQPFQLTENVNSNTWFSSETASLSSDSPSGSSRFSNELCLSLTTSQSAVACGTTIRDQCSDISCSGVTNHAFPQRRFDSELTSCNSRNLSLNFGSYKPVHLSQFLTGSRYLRVMQEILSEIAQLSLQNHNLVGYRGNGMENGANTSFALNSDAGRGYAAMSSDDSPDGDHRIIGLMDCEAKKKNLVALLQVVDDQYNQCLDEIHMVVSAFHAVTELDPSIHARFALQTISSLYKNLRERISNYILAMGEHFNKGGERGVEKSFETSFIQKQWALQQLKRKDHQLWRPQRGLPERSVSVLRAWMFQNFLHPYPKDAEKQLLAVKSGLTRSQVSNWFINARVRLWKPMIEEMYAEMNRRRIRAGNEDEANHHRRNHKIIESHLFTMK is encoded by the exons ATGGCAGAGCCTCATCGGATTGTAGATGAAAATTTTCTTCATACAACCATTGTTCCCATTAGTTTTCCCGATACAGTTTGTATGAACAATCAAAACCACATTATGGATGGACAAAACCATATCATGGATGGACATGGAATTCCTTATCCTTTTATGCTGCAAGGTGAAGCTGTAAACAGTTCTCATGGTTTTCTAAATGTACCTAATTTTCCTCGACGTGTTGACACTGAAGCAATTCACAATGTGCTGCCGGCTGGGAGAAACAGAATAAAAGAGTTTTCAGTGAGTACTTCTTATCCACTCAGTAATGCTTACACAGATGATCAATATATGGAGGGAATACCAATTTCTGTAGTGTCTCTTGCTAATCTTTTGGCTGCAAGGAACGCTATGCATGAGAATCCTGAAAATTTAGCGGTACTGGCTCCGTTATCACATCCTGCAGAAGGCCAGAAAATTGATGGTCTAGACTATCCTAATGTGTTGAATCATTCATTTGGATCCTACAGAAACTATGAGTTTGATGGTGTTTCGGAAATTGCTGGGACGGTTGTAGGACGAGCAGGATCTCAGCCTTTCCAATTAACTGAAAATGTGAATTCAAACACATGGTTCTCATCAGAAACAGCTAGTTTGAGTTCTGATAGTCCCTCTGGATCCTCCCGATTTAGCAACGAGCTCTGTCTAAGTCTCACAACATCACAATCTGCTGTTGCATGTGGGACTACTATCCGGGACCAATGCTCGGATATAAGCTGCTCCGGTGTAACCaaccatgctttccctcaaagaCGCTTTGATTCAGAGCTAACTTCTTGCAACAGCAGAAATCTGTCTTTAAACTTTGGTTCATACAAACCTGTCCACCTTTCACAATTCTTAACTGGATCAAGATATCTCCGTGTAATGCAAGAAATACTCTCTGAAATCGCTCAGTTATCACTTCAAAATCATAACTTGGTTGGCTATCGAGGAAATGGGATGGAGAATGGTGCAAACACTTCATTTGCTTTGAATTCAGATGCTGGAAGGGGCTATGCAGCCATGAGTTCCGATGATTCACCTGATGGAGACCATAGAATCATTGGTCTGATGGATTGTgaagcaaagaaaaagaatcTGGTAGCTTTGTTGCAAGTG GTTGACGATCAATACAACCAATGCTTAGATGAGATTCATATGGTCGTCTCTGCATTTCATGCTGTGACCGAGTTGGATCCTAGTATACATGCTCGTTTCGCCCTTCAAACAATCTCCTCCTTGTACAAAAACCTGAGGGAGAGAATAAGCAATTACATTCTCGCAATGGGAGAACATTTCAACAAAGGAGGAGAAAGGGGAGTAGAGAAGTCATTCGAAACATCCTTCATTCAAAAGCAGTGGGCACTTCAGCAGCTAAAACGAAAAGATCATCAGTTATGGAGGCCACAGAGAGGCTTGCCAGAAAGATCTGTCTCAGTTTTGAGAGCATGGATGTTTCAAAACTTTCTTCACCC ATATCCAAAGGATGCAGAGAAGCAATTGCTGGCAGTAAAAAGTGGATTGACAAGGAGTCAG GTATCGAATTGGTTCATAAATGCTCGAGTTCGTCTATGGAAACCAATGATTGAGGAAATGTATGCTGAGATGAACAGAAGAAGAATTCGTGCTGGAAATGAAGATGAAGCTAACCATCATCGAAGAAATCACAAAATTATTGAGAGTCATTTATTTACAATGAAGTGA